Proteins encoded within one genomic window of Bradyrhizobium sp. AZCC 1719:
- a CDS encoding F0F1 ATP synthase subunit delta, whose translation MAAEDPSVSGVSGRYATALFELAREEKSVDAVRADLDKFEAMLNESADLKRLVRSPVFSADAQARALNALLDKAGITGTTAKFLKVLTANRRLFAVADVIRAFRALVAKFKGEATADVTVAEQLSDKNLDALKTALKSVTGKDVALNVKVDPSIIGGLVVKLGSRMVDSSLRTKLNSIKHAMKEAG comes from the coding sequence GTGGCTGCTGAAGATCCGTCCGTTTCGGGAGTGTCCGGCCGTTATGCTACGGCCTTGTTCGAGTTGGCGCGCGAGGAGAAATCCGTCGACGCGGTAAGAGCCGATCTCGATAAATTCGAGGCCATGCTGAACGAAAGCGCCGATCTCAAGCGCCTCGTCCGCAGTCCGGTCTTCTCGGCAGATGCGCAGGCCAGGGCGCTCAATGCTCTGCTCGACAAGGCCGGAATTACCGGCACCACCGCCAAATTCCTTAAAGTGTTGACCGCCAACCGCCGGCTGTTTGCCGTGGCCGATGTGATCCGCGCCTTCCGCGCGCTGGTGGCCAAGTTCAAGGGCGAGGCGACCGCCGACGTCACCGTCGCCGAACAGCTCAGTGACAAGAATCTCGACGCGCTGAAGACCGCACTGAAATCGGTGACGGGCAAGGACGTCGCGCTCAACGTGAAAGTCGATCCCTCCATCATTGGCGGCCTTGTGGTCAAGCTCGGCAGCCGCATGGTGGATAGCTCGCTTCGCACCAAACTCAATTCGATCAAGCACGCGATGAAAGAGGCAGGCTGA
- the atpA gene encoding F0F1 ATP synthase subunit alpha produces the protein MDIRAAEISAILKDQIKNFGQEAEVTEVGQVLSVGDGIARVYGLDNVQAGEMVEFENGTRGMALNLETDNVGIVIFGADREIKEGQTVKRTRAIVDTPVGKGLLGRVVDALGNPIDGKGPIQAAERKRVDVKAPGIIPRKSVSEPMATGLKAIDALIPVGRGQRELIIGDRQTGKTAIALDTILNQKPLNAQPDENIKLYCVYVAIGQKRSTVAQFVKVLEEQGALEYSIVVAATASDPAPMQYIAPFTGCTMGEYFRDNGMHAVIIYDDLSKQAVAYRQMSLLLRRPPGREAYPGDVFYLHSRLLERAAKLNKDQGSGSLTALPVIETQANDVSAYIPTNVISITDGQIFLETDLFFQGIRPAVNVGLSVSRVGSSAQTKAMKKVAGKIKGELAQYREMAAFAQFGSDLDASTQRLLNRGSRLTELLKQPQFSPLKMEEQVCVIWAGTNGYLDPLPLSKVRAFEDGLLSLLRGKNADILNGIRDSRDLSDDLAGKLKSVVEGFAKTFS, from the coding sequence ATGGACATCCGCGCCGCGGAAATTTCCGCGATCCTCAAGGACCAGATCAAGAATTTCGGCCAGGAGGCTGAGGTTACCGAAGTCGGGCAGGTGCTGTCCGTCGGTGACGGTATCGCCCGCGTCTACGGTCTGGACAATGTCCAGGCCGGTGAAATGGTCGAGTTCGAGAACGGCACCCGCGGCATGGCGCTGAACCTCGAAACCGACAACGTCGGTATCGTGATCTTCGGCGCCGACCGCGAGATCAAGGAAGGCCAGACCGTCAAGCGTACCCGCGCCATCGTCGACACGCCGGTCGGCAAGGGGCTGCTCGGTCGCGTCGTCGACGCGCTCGGTAACCCGATCGACGGCAAGGGCCCGATCCAGGCCGCCGAACGCAAGCGCGTCGACGTCAAGGCGCCCGGCATCATTCCGCGCAAGTCGGTGAGCGAGCCGATGGCGACCGGCCTCAAGGCGATCGATGCGCTGATCCCGGTCGGCCGCGGCCAGCGCGAACTGATCATCGGCGACCGTCAGACCGGCAAGACCGCAATCGCGCTCGACACCATCCTGAACCAAAAGCCGCTCAACGCGCAGCCGGACGAGAACATCAAGCTGTATTGCGTCTACGTCGCGATCGGCCAGAAGCGCTCGACCGTTGCCCAGTTCGTCAAGGTGCTGGAAGAGCAGGGCGCGCTGGAATATTCGATCGTCGTCGCCGCCACCGCCTCCGACCCGGCGCCGATGCAGTACATCGCACCGTTCACCGGCTGCACGATGGGCGAGTACTTCCGCGACAACGGCATGCACGCGGTCATCATCTATGACGACTTGTCCAAGCAGGCCGTCGCCTACCGCCAGATGTCGCTGCTGCTGCGCCGCCCGCCGGGCCGCGAGGCCTATCCGGGCGACGTGTTCTACCTGCACTCCCGCCTGCTCGAGCGCGCGGCGAAGCTCAACAAGGACCAGGGCTCGGGCTCGCTGACGGCGCTGCCGGTCATCGAAACCCAGGCCAACGACGTGTCGGCCTACATTCCGACCAACGTGATTTCGATTACCGACGGTCAGATCTTCCTGGAAACCGACCTGTTCTTCCAAGGCATCCGTCCGGCGGTGAACGTCGGTCTGTCGGTGTCGCGCGTGGGCTCCTCGGCGCAGACCAAGGCGATGAAGAAGGTCGCCGGCAAGATCAAGGGTGAGCTGGCGCAGTACCGCGAAATGGCGGCGTTCGCGCAGTTCGGCTCCGACCTCGACGCCTCGACGCAACGCCTGCTCAACCGCGGCTCGCGCCTGACCGAACTGCTGAAGCAGCCGCAGTTCTCGCCGCTGAAGATGGAAGAGCAGGTCTGCGTGATCTGGGCCGGCACCAACGGCTATCTCGACCCGCTTCCGCTCAGCAAGGTGCGCGCCTTCGAGGACGGCCTGTTGTCGCTGCTGCGCGGCAAGAACGCCGATATCCTCAACGGCATCCGCGACAGCCGCGATCTTTCCGACGATCTCGCCGGCAAGCTGAAGAGCGTGGTCGAAGGTTTCGCCAAGACGTTTTCTTGA
- a CDS encoding F0F1 ATP synthase subunit gamma produces the protein MASLKDMRVRIASTKATQKITKAMQMVAASKLRRAQSAAEAARPYAEKMDAVISNIAAAAAASPGAPALLAGTGRDQVHLLLVCTGERGLCGAFNSAIVRLVRERALSLINQGKDVKIFCVGRKGYDQLRRTFEKQIVEHVDLRGVRQLGFVNAEDIAKKILTRFEAGEFDVCTLFYSRFKSVIAQIPTAQQVIPLVVEEPAANAGPSTAYEYEPEEDEILARLLPRNLAVQIFRALLENNASFYGAQMSAMDNATRNAGEMIRKQTLVYNRTRQAQITKELIEIISGAEAV, from the coding sequence ATGGCTTCACTTAAAGACATGCGGGTCCGCATCGCCTCGACCAAGGCGACGCAGAAGATCACCAAGGCCATGCAAATGGTCGCGGCGTCGAAGCTGCGGCGCGCGCAGAGCGCCGCCGAAGCGGCCCGGCCCTACGCCGAAAAGATGGATGCGGTGATTTCCAACATCGCCGCTGCTGCTGCCGCCTCGCCCGGCGCTCCGGCGCTGTTGGCCGGCACTGGCAGGGATCAGGTGCATCTGCTGCTCGTCTGCACCGGCGAACGCGGCCTGTGTGGCGCGTTCAATTCGGCGATCGTGCGTCTGGTTCGTGAGCGCGCGCTCTCCCTGATCAACCAGGGCAAGGACGTCAAAATTTTCTGCGTCGGCCGCAAAGGCTACGACCAGCTCCGCCGCACCTTCGAGAAGCAGATCGTCGAGCACGTCGATCTGCGCGGGGTTCGCCAGCTCGGCTTCGTCAACGCCGAGGATATCGCCAAGAAGATCCTGACACGGTTCGAAGCCGGAGAGTTTGACGTCTGCACGCTGTTCTATTCGCGCTTCAAGTCCGTCATCGCGCAGATCCCGACCGCCCAGCAGGTCATTCCGTTGGTGGTCGAAGAGCCGGCCGCCAATGCCGGTCCGTCGACCGCTTACGAATATGAGCCGGAAGAAGACGAGATTCTGGCGCGGCTGTTGCCGCGCAATCTTGCGGTGCAGATCTTCCGCGCGCTCCTGGAAAACAACGCCTCTTTCTACGGCGCGCAGATGAGCGCGATGGACAACGCCACCCGCAACGCCGGCGAAATGATCCGCAAGCAAACCCTGGTCTACAACCGAACCCGTCAAGCCCAGATCACCAAGGAGTTGATCGAGATCATCTCCGGCGCCGAGGCGGTCTAG
- the atpD gene encoding F0F1 ATP synthase subunit beta produces MATAANQIGRVTQVMGAVVDVQFEGHLPAILNSLETKNGGNRLVLEVAQHLGESTVRTIAMDATEGLVRGQEVTDTGEPIAIPVGDGTLGRIMNVIGEPIDEAGPIKSEGKRAIHQEAPTYTDQSTEAEILVTGIKVVDLLAPYAKGGKIGLFGGAGVGKTVLIQELINNVAKAHGGYSVFAGVGERTREGNDLYHEFIESKVNADPRNPDPSVKSKCALVFGQMNEPPGARARVGLTGLTVAEHFRDQGQDVLFFVDNIFRFTQAGSEVSALLGRIPSAVGYQPTLATDMGALQERITTTHKGSITSVQAIYVPADDLTDPAPATSFAHLDATTVLSRAISEKGIYPAVDPLDSTSRMLSPLVVGEEHYQTARMVQQVLQKYKSLQDIIAILGMDELSEEDKIAVARARKIERFLSQPFHVAEVFTGSPGKFVDLADTIKGFRGLCEGKYDHLPEAAFYMVGTIEEAVEKGKKLAAEAA; encoded by the coding sequence ATGGCCACCGCAGCTAACCAGATCGGTCGTGTCACCCAAGTCATGGGCGCCGTTGTCGACGTGCAGTTCGAAGGTCACCTGCCGGCCATTCTCAATTCGCTCGAGACCAAGAACGGGGGCAACCGTCTGGTGCTGGAAGTCGCGCAGCACCTCGGTGAGTCCACCGTGCGAACGATTGCGATGGACGCTACCGAAGGTCTGGTGCGCGGTCAGGAAGTGACCGATACCGGCGAGCCCATCGCAATTCCGGTCGGTGATGGCACGCTCGGGCGCATCATGAACGTCATCGGCGAACCGATCGACGAAGCCGGTCCGATCAAGTCCGAAGGCAAGCGCGCCATCCATCAGGAAGCGCCGACCTACACTGACCAGTCCACCGAAGCTGAAATCCTTGTGACCGGCATCAAGGTCGTCGACCTGCTCGCGCCCTACGCCAAGGGCGGCAAGATCGGCCTGTTCGGCGGCGCCGGCGTCGGCAAGACCGTGCTGATTCAGGAATTGATCAACAACGTCGCCAAGGCGCATGGCGGTTACTCGGTGTTCGCCGGCGTCGGCGAGCGTACCCGCGAAGGCAACGACCTCTATCACGAGTTCATCGAGTCCAAGGTCAACGCCGATCCGCGCAATCCCGATCCGAGCGTGAAGTCAAAATGCGCGCTGGTGTTCGGCCAGATGAACGAACCGCCGGGCGCCCGCGCCCGCGTCGGCCTCACGGGTCTAACGGTCGCCGAGCACTTCCGCGACCAGGGCCAGGACGTGCTGTTCTTCGTCGATAACATCTTCCGCTTCACGCAGGCAGGCTCGGAAGTGTCGGCGCTGCTCGGCCGCATCCCCTCGGCGGTGGGCTATCAGCCGACGCTCGCCACCGACATGGGCGCGCTGCAGGAGCGCATCACGACCACGCACAAGGGCTCGATCACCTCGGTGCAGGCGATCTACGTGCCGGCCGACGACTTGACCGACCCGGCGCCCGCCACCTCGTTCGCCCATCTGGACGCGACCACGGTGCTGAGCCGCGCGATTTCGGAAAAGGGCATCTACCCGGCGGTGGACCCGCTCGACTCCACGTCGCGCATGCTCTCCCCGCTCGTCGTCGGAGAGGAGCACTATCAGACCGCGCGCATGGTTCAGCAGGTGCTGCAGAAGTACAAGTCGCTGCAGGACATCATCGCCATTCTCGGCATGGACGAACTGTCGGAAGAGGACAAGATCGCGGTGGCCCGCGCCCGCAAGATCGAGCGCTTTCTGTCGCAGCCGTTCCACGTCGCCGAAGTCTTCACCGGCTCGCCGGGTAAGTTCGTCGATCTCGCCGACACCATCAAGGGCTTCCGCGGCCTCTGCGAAGGCAAGTACGACCATCTGCCGGAAGCGGCGTTCTACATGGTCGGCACCATCGAGGAAGCCGTCGAGAAGGGCAAGAAGCTGGCTGCCGAGGCAGCTTAA
- a CDS encoding F0F1 ATP synthase subunit epsilon has product MATFHFDLVSPEKLAFSGEVDQVDVPGVEGDFGVLAGHAPVVAAIRPGILTVTSGGAHQKIIVLGGLAEMSENGLTVLADVATSMAEVDRAQFAETIAEMEAKLAEKEGTELDHAIERLDHFKSIQIELNATAMH; this is encoded by the coding sequence ATGGCTACCTTTCATTTCGATCTCGTCTCGCCCGAAAAGCTCGCCTTCTCCGGCGAGGTCGATCAGGTCGACGTTCCCGGCGTGGAAGGCGATTTCGGCGTGCTGGCCGGTCACGCGCCGGTCGTGGCGGCGATCCGCCCGGGTATCCTGACCGTCACGTCAGGCGGCGCGCATCAGAAGATCATCGTGCTCGGTGGGCTCGCCGAGATGTCGGAAAACGGACTGACCGTGCTGGCCGACGTCGCTACCTCGATGGCCGAGGTCGACCGCGCGCAGTTCGCCGAAACCATTGCCGAGATGGAAGCCAAGCTCGCCGAGAAGGAAGGCACCGAACTCGATCACGCCATCGAGCGGCTGGATCACTTCAAGAGCATCCAGATCGAGCTCAACGCCACCGCTATGCACTAG
- a CDS encoding Hsp20/alpha crystallin family protein: MAFRNLIPWSRNQELAPTRDSFDPFFTLHREMNRLFDDVFRGFPTPARFGSPLMEGRFGWPSIELNETDKELKVSAELPGMTEKDVQVEIANGVLTLRGEKKSERTDNGGKYFTERYYGAFERQIPLDGVVEDKAEAKFHDGVLTITLPKSEQARSAVKRIPIVNQ; encoded by the coding sequence ATGGCTTTTCGTAATCTGATTCCCTGGTCGAGAAACCAGGAGCTTGCGCCTACGCGCGACAGCTTCGATCCCTTCTTCACCCTGCACCGGGAGATGAACCGGCTATTCGATGACGTTTTCCGTGGCTTCCCGACGCCTGCCCGTTTCGGCAGTCCGCTGATGGAAGGTCGCTTCGGATGGCCAAGCATCGAGCTCAACGAAACCGACAAGGAGCTGAAGGTCTCGGCTGAGTTGCCCGGGATGACGGAGAAAGACGTTCAGGTCGAGATCGCCAATGGCGTTCTGACGCTGCGCGGCGAGAAGAAATCCGAACGAACCGACAATGGCGGAAAATACTTCACCGAGCGCTATTACGGTGCGTTCGAGCGGCAGATCCCGCTCGACGGCGTCGTCGAGGACAAGGCCGAAGCCAAATTCCATGACGGCGTCTTGACCATCACGCTGCCGAAATCCGAACAAGCCCGTTCGGCCGTCAAGCGCATCCCCATCGTCAATCAGTGA
- a CDS encoding RNA pyrophosphohydrolase, with amino-acid sequence MTATEMSDKPYRPNVGIALFNTSGQVLIGRRFRDDGPEIILPGLEWQMPQGGIDADENPRDAVMRELWEETGAVSAEYLGETDWMNYEFPPYDGPVDHRLAKFRGQRQKWFALQFTGRDDEIDPLTQRNGQPAEFDSWRWERLDRVADLVVPFRRDVYRMVVQQFAEFAR; translated from the coding sequence ATGACGGCGACCGAGATGTCCGACAAACCCTATCGCCCCAACGTGGGAATCGCGCTCTTCAACACCTCGGGTCAGGTGCTGATCGGCCGCCGCTTCCGTGACGACGGGCCGGAAATCATCTTGCCGGGTCTGGAATGGCAGATGCCGCAGGGCGGCATCGACGCCGACGAGAATCCGCGCGATGCCGTCATGCGCGAACTCTGGGAAGAGACCGGGGCGGTCAGCGCCGAATACCTCGGCGAGACCGATTGGATGAATTACGAATTTCCGCCGTATGATGGGCCGGTCGACCATCGCTTGGCTAAATTCCGCGGCCAGCGGCAGAAATGGTTCGCATTGCAGTTCACCGGCCGCGACGACGAGATCGACCCGCTGACGCAGCGCAACGGCCAGCCGGCCGAATTCGATTCCTGGCGCTGGGAGCGGCTCGACCGTGTCGCGGACCTCGTGGTGCCGTTCCGCCGCGACGTGTACCGGATGGTGGTGCAGCAGTTCGCGGAATTCGCTCGCTAG
- a CDS encoding RNA pyrophosphohydrolase: protein MARYEDLPYRTCVGMMLINAAGLVFIGRRAGGIEHVDESHVWQMPQGGVDPGEDTWEAAKRELYEETSVRSVEKLGEVPDWLIYDIPRTVAGRAWKGRYRGQRQKWYAVRFTGKDNEINVASPGGGHKAEFVSWRWEPMKNLPNLIVPFKRPVYERVVKEFASLAGA from the coding sequence ATGGCGCGCTACGAGGACCTGCCCTACCGGACCTGCGTCGGCATGATGCTGATCAATGCAGCCGGGCTGGTTTTCATTGGCCGGCGCGCTGGCGGCATCGAACATGTCGACGAATCCCACGTCTGGCAGATGCCGCAGGGCGGGGTCGATCCCGGCGAGGATACTTGGGAGGCCGCCAAGCGCGAGCTTTACGAGGAAACCAGCGTTCGTTCGGTGGAGAAGCTTGGCGAAGTCCCGGATTGGCTGATCTACGACATCCCACGCACGGTGGCCGGCCGCGCCTGGAAGGGCCGTTATCGCGGGCAACGGCAGAAATGGTACGCGGTGCGTTTCACCGGCAAAGATAATGAGATCAACGTCGCCAGCCCCGGCGGCGGGCACAAGGCCGAATTCGTTAGCTGGCGCTGGGAGCCGATGAAGAATCTCCCGAACCTGATCGTTCCGTTCAAGCGGCCGGTCTATGAGCGCGTGGTCAAGGAATTCGCCAGCCTTGCGGGCGCTTAG
- a CDS encoding divergent polysaccharide deacetylase family protein — translation MTETADELSTPLGQKTERQKRRFRLPFTAVQALAMLLGLFLVAFLTIALFTDNPLGGEPVARVALRGPAGDDKQPAASGHTERAARSPSQQAPAGDNKGDNKTVTIIDGSSGKRQDVVIGSDAADKSGSDSAPATAMAGIDQRLLEKSRYGMIPAVADGLKPFTVYAADADRTKAAKMPVVAIVIGGLGVGAAKTTDAIMKLPPAVTLAFTPYGADPAKLTERARAQRHEILLQVPMEPFDYPDNDPGPQTLLTTLTSEQNIDRLYWHLSRFQGYAGIANFMGARFTAADTVMQPIIREAAKRGLGYLDDGSSPRSAAPSLTAAQSMPFAKADFTIDAVPTSAEIDRTLVKLETLAKERGLAVGVASALPVSIERIAAWIKTLEARGIMLVPLTTAMLKSKSG, via the coding sequence ATGACGGAAACGGCCGACGAACTGAGCACGCCGCTTGGACAGAAGACGGAGCGCCAGAAGCGGCGGTTTCGGCTGCCGTTCACCGCGGTGCAGGCGCTGGCCATGCTGCTCGGCCTGTTCCTGGTTGCCTTCCTGACGATCGCTCTGTTTACCGACAATCCGCTGGGTGGCGAGCCCGTCGCCCGCGTCGCATTGCGCGGGCCTGCGGGGGACGACAAGCAGCCGGCGGCTTCCGGCCACACCGAACGGGCCGCAAGAAGTCCATCCCAGCAGGCCCCGGCCGGCGACAACAAGGGTGACAATAAGACCGTCACCATCATCGATGGCTCCAGCGGCAAGCGCCAGGACGTCGTGATCGGCAGCGATGCCGCCGACAAGTCCGGCTCGGACTCCGCGCCGGCAACCGCGATGGCCGGCATTGATCAGCGGCTCCTCGAAAAGTCGCGCTACGGCATGATCCCGGCGGTGGCCGACGGTCTGAAACCCTTCACTGTCTACGCGGCCGACGCCGACCGCACCAAGGCCGCGAAGATGCCAGTGGTCGCCATCGTCATCGGTGGCCTCGGCGTCGGCGCTGCCAAGACGACCGATGCCATCATGAAACTGCCGCCGGCCGTGACCCTGGCGTTTACGCCTTATGGGGCGGATCCCGCCAAGTTGACTGAGCGGGCCCGCGCGCAGCGCCACGAGATCCTGCTGCAGGTTCCAATGGAGCCGTTCGATTATCCCGATAACGACCCCGGCCCGCAGACCCTGCTCACGACGCTGACGTCAGAGCAGAACATCGACCGGCTGTACTGGCACCTCAGCCGGTTCCAGGGCTATGCCGGGATCGCCAATTTCATGGGGGCGCGTTTCACGGCCGCCGACACGGTGATGCAGCCGATTATCCGGGAGGCAGCCAAGCGCGGCCTCGGCTATCTCGATGACGGCTCCTCGCCGCGGAGCGCCGCGCCGTCCCTGACGGCAGCCCAATCGATGCCCTTCGCCAAGGCCGATTTCACCATCGATGCCGTGCCGACCTCGGCCGAAATCGACCGGACGCTGGTGAAACTGGAGACGCTCGCCAAGGAGCGCGGACTGGCCGTGGGCGTCGCCTCGGCGCTGCCGGTTTCGATCGAGCGGATTGCCGCCTGGATCAAGACTCTCGAGGCCCGCGGCATCATGCTTGTGCCATTGACAACGGCGATGCTGAAATCAAAATCAGGCTAG